The Candidatus Beckwithbacteria bacterium genome window below encodes:
- a CDS encoding L-threonylcarbamoyladenylate synthase — translation MPEKPMRILKSTQKNIINEAVKVLQADGLVIYPTETCYGAGVDATNQTAVNKLLCYKTRREGKPLSVAVTDIQMAARYVKLNPTAKNLYQKFLPGPLTVVSAGKHQVGSGIESETGTLGVRIPHYPLIIKIINQLGRPVTATSANVSYQPRPY, via the coding sequence ATGCCAGAAAAACCTATGCGCATTCTTAAATCCACCCAAAAAAATATTATCAATGAAGCCGTCAAAGTCTTGCAAGCCGACGGCTTGGTGATTTATCCCACCGAAACCTGCTATGGCGCCGGTGTTGACGCCACTAATCAAACCGCCGTTAACAAACTTTTATGTTACAAAACCCGGCGCGAAGGCAAACCTTTATCCGTCGCTGTCACTGATATCCAGATGGCCGCCAGATACGTCAAACTTAATCCGACTGCCAAAAACTTATATCAAAAATTTCTGCCCGGCCCTTTAACCGTCGTTTCCGCCGGAAAACACCAAGTTGGTTCCGGCATTGAATCAGAAACGGGTACATTAGGTGTTCGGATTCCTCACTATCCGCTTATTATTAAAATTATTAACCAATTAGGCCGTCCCGTCACCGCCACTTCCGCCAATGTTTCTTATCAACCCCGGCCATATT